The Pagrus major chromosome 5, Pma_NU_1.0 genomic sequence CTCTTCTCAATGGGATATTGtatacatcacatcacacagatGTAGCTGTACTGATGTATCTTTTCCCAAGTTGCTGCATTTACACGGCTACTCACAAGTGTGGGCTCTTCTCAAGTTGACTATCAAGACATCTTCAGGCCTGAAAACCATCTCAAGTTTAGCAAGTAAACTGTTCTTTAGAGTGGATTCTCATATGCCTTTTCAATCTCGACATGTCAATGGATCCCTTCCCACAGGTTTTGCAGCggtacggcttctcacctgtgtggattctcatatGGACCGACAAGGCACTATTGCTTCTGAAATTTTTCCCACATGATTCACAAGAGCATgccttctcacctgtgtgggttctcatgtggcTTTTTAACTCTGATGTCCGACGGAACCGTTTCCCGCAGCTATCGCACGAATACGGCCTCTCATCTGTGTGGGTTCTTATATGATTGTTCAAGTCTGATGTCCGACAGAATTTTTTCCCACAGGTGTCACAAGAATATGGTTtttcacctgtgtggattctcagGTGTACATTCAAATTGGACTTAAAATTAAAGgcctttccacatgtgtcacatAGAAAAGACTTGATCCTGATTCTCGATCATTGCCTACCGTCTGATCTTGACTCTCAGCTACATGCGAGCTGACAGAGAGGAACTGGTGGTCACCATTTGATTCAGGTTCACCGTGGTCACTTTCTTCATAGGGACCAATCAACATGAAGGTATCAGTCTCCGGCTTCACTACAACCTGCTCCCCCTCCTGACTGGTGTCCCCTTGGTCCAAACTGTAGTTTCTCTCCTGGTTACAGAGCTGCTGGTCAGCaagaacctcctcctccttataATCATGCTGTTGGAGCTCTGCAGGGACAGAGAACGGTAATAAGGTTGCTGCTATGATGCTGCAGACACGCTGAAAGAGAAGGGAGTTTACGTGTCTCTGCTTTCAATTAGGGTTGTACTGTACAATGTACTTGTACCTCGCTCTATTTCACAggaaaatgttgctgttttgtgtgtaaaatagTGATCAAACGCTGTCTAGTTAATGAAGTGGCCTAGAAAGTACAACACACGTAGCTGTATCTTTTCCCAAGTTGGTGCATTTATATGGCTACTCACAAGTGTGGGCTCTCATATGCCTTTTCAATCTTGAATTGTCCATGAATCCTTTCCTGCAGGCTTTGCAAGAatatggcttctcacctgtgtgggttctcatgtggactaACATGCTACTATTATGTCTGAActctttcccacatgtttgacAAGAatatggcttctcacctgtgtgggttctcatgtggaccCACAAGGGACGGCTTAGAGTGAAActtttcccacatgttttgcaagtatatgGCCTCTCACCTGTGTGGTTTCTTTTATGAATGTGCAGGTCAAATGTCCGCATGAATCTTTTCCCACAGGTGTCACAAGAAAACGGCTTCTCACCGGTGTGGCCTCTCAGGTGTCGATCCAATCTGGACTTATGCATAAAAGCTTTTCCACATATGTCACATCTGAGagatttttttcctgtctgagtATTACAGTGAATATCTGACCTGTTAGGTTTGTTAACATTACTACTGTGACTTTCGCATTTGTGATGTATTGTCTTTGATTTTGTCTCTGTATCTCTAGTCGATCCCGAGCCTCCATTCTTGCCTTctttctgatcttggctctcagctacatgagagttgtCAGAaaggagctggtggtcactttcCTCATTAGCCGGAGTCAACATAAAGGTATCAGTCTCCGGCTTCACTACAAGCTGCTCCCCCTCCTGGCTGGTGCAGAGttcttcctgttcctctttaatttgTGGAGGGTCTGGGTCCTCTcggtccagactggagttcctctcctggtcacagagctgctggtcagattgaacctcctcctcctcataaACATGCTGCTGTTGGAGCTCTGcaggaacagaaaacaacaggaaTAAAATACTGTTGTGATGATAAAGAAGAAAAGTGCATTAGCACAAGTGTATTAGTACTAGTATAGAGGCCCTATTTAAAATAACCTTAATCGGATTacacataaataatacatacatatttCATACCTATCCTATGTAACTTTATTTCAGGTTTCAAGATGATATCCAGCAGTCTGCGCTGACGGTCGATCTCTTCCTCGTACTCGACGATAGTTTTGTTAAAAActctgaatatttcttcagcagcagcagttagtcgctggttgacaaactctctcaaactctcaGCTGAAGACATCGTGTCTTAATTACAAATTCATTACTTTACTTAGCTACTTAAACAAATGCTGCTAGCGCTTGATCTGTTTACTTTCGCTTGGTGTCACGTTGTTCAGTTCCGACAGTGGACATGCGTGAGTTTTTAGTTCCAGCTTCAACTGATGGCATTTTATTCAAAACTGGTGTCACTTTggtgctttttttctgcttctttgaACTGACAAACGTGTTTTTGTTAGTTCACAGAAATTACTttgcagaaaaatgaaataagaaatTGTGATAGGAGTACTGAGTTTATTTAAGTAGATAGCCTACACCACAATACGATGTATGGCGCATGCAAAATGTGAGCAAAGTAAAAGTAGAGTTTTATTAGTATTGTTGACAAATTATGAAGttacaaaaaatacattgaatTGTTGATTTTGCAGATTGACTCGTGTcaatgtcaaatatttatataatactTGATTTTGGTCACAGTGGTACAATGGTTAGCACTGTGTCCTGGGTTCAAACCTTGCTCAGGTAATGTCTATTGTGAGGAGTTATTATAGTATGTAGTGTTTGCTATATGACCATTAGTACCAGATATATTGATTGAAATTACTTGAAATCATTACAATGTCTGGTAATCTTCACATCCACTGTGTGTAATACATTTGCCTGAAATGTAGTAAATCATAGATATGTAATATAAATGACTCCTAAAggcacaaatacctcaaaatctttttttttaaatggagctTTAGCTTTTAGTGTGAATCTGGTATAACTACATtattagaatcagaatcagaaatactttattgatctccAAGGGGAAATTGGTTTGTTACAGTAGCTCTGTCTAGAATAGAAATATCACACTACAGAGAGATTGAATACAATATAAATAGAGAAGACAATGACAGACAAgagtgattaaaataaaaatgaaataaaatttgCATTGAACTATGGGACAActatgtgtatgtgcatttaTTAACATAATTGCTATCTATGACGGTAGTTAACAGTgtaagtaataaataaatgcttcatAAATGCTAGCAAATAACATTCGAATATTGCACATGATATTGCATGGAAAATTGATGGGAAAACCTTATGACCTTACAACGCTTTATTATTAGAATACAGGaggtaaagaaaaacaaaaaaacagcagaatacCATCTACAATTTGTTTGTCCGTCAATTCTAAATCCCTCCAAGACAAAAAGTACATCAAGTCGAAACAGCAACAGAACACACAAATATATTCAATGAAATTACATGTTGCTGAAAGAGAGAAGGCTCTAGTCTCTAGACTCTCAACTTCAGAGTTTACAGTCCACTCACATAATTAACTAGTAGTGTATGAAAATAATTCGATAGTTAAACAAAACTTGACTGTATTGTTGAAAATGTACTATTTCATTACACTAACTCATTGTTATCTCTTCTCAATGGGAAATTCTATACATTCAATTACAGACATGAAACTACAGCAAAGGTGTAATTTATTCAGTAGGTGAACTCGTCCCTTCAGGCGTTTCAGCTCGATAGTTTCTCCCGTGCTTACTGATCCTCAGTTCTTTCAATTCAGTGATTTCAGTAAAAGTTTTCCCACTGGTGCTGCACCTCGAACAACTTGAACTcaatcatctcccacatcttTTGCGAATACAAAG encodes the following:
- the LOC140995758 gene encoding uncharacterized protein, whose amino-acid sequence is MSSAESLREFVNQRLTAAAEEIFRVFNKTIVEYEEEIDRQRRLLDIILKPEIKLHRIELQQQHVYEEEEVQSDQQLCDQERNSSLDREDPDPPQIKEEQEELCTSQEGEQLVVKPETDTFMLTPANEESDHQLLSDNSHVAESQDQKEGKNGGSGSTRDTETKSKTIHHKCESHSSNVNKPNRSDIHCNTQTGKKSLRCDICGKAFMHKSRLDRHLRGHTGEKPFSCDTCGKRFMRTFDLHIHKRNHTELQQHDYKEEEVLADQQLCNQERNYSLDQGDTSQEGEQVVVKPETDTFMLIGPYEESDHGEPESNGDHQFLSVSSHVAESQDQTVGNDRESGSSLFYVTHVERPLILSPI